In the Endozoicomonas sp. SCSIO W0465 genome, CAACAGCGCTACACCTACAGCGCTACTGAACTTTAGGTCTTAATAATCCTGACCATTACATCAGATGGTTTAGATTAATTGTTTTTGTCCTCTCATTTCATCAGGAACTCGACATGTCCATACGTTATGGCATTTCCATAGCTGTAAACTTGCTACTCTCTGTTCTGTTGTTTTCGACTCAGGGAGCAAGTGCCTGCACGACCTTTGCTTCAGTAGGCTCAGCTAACTAGTTCTCGTCCAAAAACACAACCAATTGAAAACTGTAGATTTTATCCTGAAAAATTAAGTGGAGCCCTACTGCTATCTGGCGACTAAACTTCCCAAGAGCAAGAAACATAAGGGATTGCCAAAAACAGAGGACTCCAAATGCGCAAAAAACGCAACCCGCAGTGTAGTATGGAACTCCATTACGTACCTCATGAAATCTGCTCCCAGCTTTCCGGTATCTCGCAATGGCTTGACGCCCATCCACAGTTCAATGACTGGATTTATGAGGACTTAAGTTCTGGTGATAAACAGAACACTGGGCGGAACGGACTATCAGCAGAATCCGTTCTTCGTGCGGCACTCCTGAAACAGTATTTGAATTGTGATTATGACTACTTGTCGTTTGTTTTGATGGACTCCATGCTCTTTCGAGACTTTTGTCGCCTCGAACCAAACCAGCGCCCCAGTCGCTCCAGTTTGCATGGGCTCATCAGCCTTCTTACTGCATCTACATGGGAACGGATTAATAACTGTCAGCTAATGACCGCTAAAGATCAGGGTATTGAAAAAGGGCGCACTGTGGCTATTGACAGCACAGTCACCGAATCGGATATCAAACCTCCTTGCGACAGTGATCTTTTAGCCAGTTCCGTTAAAGAAATTGCTGATAACCACCCTATCTACATGAAGTTCAATGCCGTTGATAACTTCCGGCGAAAAACCATTCAGGAGTGGGCAGAACATGCCCTGAAAAAGGGTGTCCGGGCCGTCAGCGATGGCTTGTCCTGTTTCCGGGGTATTGAAGATGCCGGATGCCAGCACACAGCCATCATTACCGGTGGTGGGCATGCATCCATGGAGAATGAGTTGTTCACCTGGGTAAATACCATGCTGGGAAACGTGAAAACAGCGATTACCGGTACTTACCATAAGCTCGACCCCAAGCATCTGGGCCGTTATCTATCAGAGTTCAACTATCGGTTTAACCGGCGTTTTGATATGCCTTCAATGATCTCAAGGCTAGGTCGGGCTGCAGTCAATACAGCACCGATGCCGGATCGACTTCTCAAACTGCCAGACGTCCAGTGGAAACCGGGTTAGCCATCAACCGATAATTGAAAGTCAGTTGACGTATTAATATCATTATTTCGAATGATGATGTGGGTCTTTGCTTGTTCGGAGCGGTTATGAAACCGAATTTAGTTGATAATCTGGAGAACAAGCCGTCATGATGCCTGCTCCACCGGTAATACTGGAGAGGTTCTATTATTTCTTTACCGGGTTATAGACATAAAGAATGAAAAGCTGCACGTATATTCTTAAATTATCTTTCCCTGTGTCATGACGTACGATCAGTGGTAATCAGGAAGAAATTTGTCGGCTGCTGGAACGGGACAAACACTGACAGCGACACCGCTTTATGAATATACCCATCACAACCGAGCCGTAAAAGATGCGGCCAGAAAATGCATCTACGCTGGCAAAGAAGAGCGGCATCAGCATTATAAAAAACTGCTGCAGTTGACCCGAAAATCCCGGAAGGTACTTATCGAAGCTACTGTCACGCTAGCAAACGCCCGTCAGCAGGGGCAGTGTCTCCTGGCTGATGATGCCGACAAGTGGCAGGCCGATGTGGATCACCTGTTACCCCTGGTGGATGCAATAGTCTCCCAGACAGAGCGCAGGGTCTTTAAGGGTGAAAAGGTGCCAGCCCAGGAAAAAGTGGTTAGCCTGTATGAACCCCATACGGATATCATCGTAAAAGACAGGCGGCAAGTACAGTATGGCCATAAACTGAACCTGGTTCAGGGAAAAAGTCGATTGATCCTGGACCTGGTTATTGAGGAAGGTAACCCAGCGGATTCGGACCAATTCATTCCGATGATGGAAAGACAAAAAAGAAATTTATGGTCGTGTACCTCGCCAGACAAGCGGTGACGGCGGATACGCGTGTCGCGCTAATTTGGAAAAAGCCAAGGCCATGGGAATCAGCGATGTAGCTTTTAATAAGAAGCGCGGACTTGAAGTCGAAGAGATGACTAAAAGTCAGTATGTGTATAAAACGCTCTTTCGCTTCCGGGCAGGTATTGAAGCGGGAATTTCGTGGCTAAAGAGATGTTTTGGGCTATCACGTTGCCACTGCAAGGGTTTCTGAGCGTTTTGATTCTCATTGCTGGTTATCGGTGGTCTGTTACAACCTGGTGATTCTGGCCAGACACCCGGCACCATCCTGATAGCCACCTCCACGCTACATGAAAGTACCTTTCCAGCATGGTGGGAGGATGTTTTCTGCCTGCTTTTCGCGTTTTTCTCCAATATCCGTCCCAGATTAGAGAAAAAAAGGGAAGAGTTTTTGCGGCTCTCTGGAATTTCAGGAAATATCAAAACGCACGTACAATCTAATTATGATTGCCTGATGCGTTTTTGGACGAGAACTAACTAGTTCTCGTCCAAAAACACAACCAATTGAAAACTGTAGATTTTATCCTGAAAAATTAAGTGGAGCCCTACTGCTATCTGGCGACTAAACTTCCCAAGAGCAAGAAACATAAGGGATTGCCAAAAACAGAGGACTCCAAATGCGCAAAAAACGCAACCCGCAGTGTAGTATGGAACTCCATTACGTACCTCATGAAATCTGCTCCCAGCTTTCCGGTATCTCGCAATGGCTTGACGCCCATCCACAGTTCAATGACTGGATTTATGAGGACTTAAGTTCTGGTGATAAACAGAACACTGGGCGGAACGGACTATCAGCAGAATCCGTTCTTCGTGCGGCACTCCTGAAACAGTATTTGAATTGTGATTATGACTACTTGTCGTTTGTTTTGATGGACTCCATGCTCTTTCGAGACTTTTGTCGCCTCGAACCAAACCAAACCGCGCCCCAGTCGCTCCAGTTTGCATGGGCTCATCAGCCTTCTTACTGCATCTACATGGGAAACGGATTAATAACTGTCAGCTAATGACCGCTAAAGATCAGGGTATTGAAAAAGGGCGCACTGTGGCTATTGACAGCACACAGTCACCGAATCGGATATCAAACCTCCTTGCGACAGTGATCTTTTAGCCAGTTCCGTTAAAGAAATTTGTCGGCTGCTGGAACGGGGACAAACACTGACAGCGACACCGCTTTATGAATATACCCATCACAACCGAGCCGTAAAAGATGCGGCCAGAAAATGCATCTACGCTGGCAAAGAAGAGCGGCATCAGCATTATAAAAAACTGCTGCAGTTGACCCGAAAATCCCGGAAGGTACTTATCGAAGCTACTGTCACGCTAGCAAACGCCCGTCAGCAGGGGCAGTGTCTCCTGGCTGATGATGCCGACAAGTGGCAGGCCGATGTGGATCACCTGTTACCCCTGGTGGATGCAATAGTCTCCCAGACAGAGCGCAGGGTCTTTAAGGGTGAAAAGGTGCCAGCCCAGGAAAAAGTGGTTAGCCTGTATGAACCCCATACGGATATCATCGTAAAAGACAGGCGGCAAGTACAGTATGGCCATAAACTGAACCTGGTTCAGGGAAAAAGTCGATTGATCCTGGACCTGGTTATTGAGGAAGGTAACCCAGCGGATTCGGACCAATTCATTCCGATGATGGAAAGACAAAAAGAAATTTATGGTCGTGTACCTCGCCAGACAAGCGGTGACGGCGGATACGCGTGTCGCGCTAATTTGGAAAAAGCCAAGGCCATGGGAATCAGCGATGTAGCTTTTAATAAGAAGCGCGGACTTGAAGTCGAAGAGATGACTAAAAGTCAGTATGTGTATAAAACGCTCTTTCGCTTCCGGGCAGGTATTGAAGCGGGAATTTCGTGGCTAAAGAGATGTTTTGGGCTATCACGTTGCCACTGCAAGGGTTCTGAGCGTTTTGATTCTCATTGCTGGTTATCGGTGGTCTGTTACAACCTGGTGATTCTGGCCAGACACCCGGCACCATCCTGATAGCCACCTCCACGCTACATGAAAGTACCTTTCCAGCATGGTGGGAGGATGTTTTCTGCCTGCTTTTCGCGTTTTTCTCCAATATCCGTCCCAGATTAGAGAAAAAAAGGGAAGAGTTTTTGCGGCTCTCTGGAATTTCAGGAAATATCAAAACGCACGTACAATCTAATTAGTTCTCGTCCAAAAACACAACCAATTGAAAACTGTAGATTTTATCCTGAAAAATTAAGTGGAGCCCTACTGCTATCTGGCGACTAAACTTCCCAAGAGCAAGAAACATAAGGGATTGCCAAAAACAGAGGACTCCAAATGCGCAAAAAACGCAACCCGCAGTGTAGTATGGAACTCCATTACGTACCTCATGAAATCTGCTCCCAGCTTTCCGGTATCTCGCAATGGCTTGACGCCCATCCACAGTTCAATGACTGGATTTATGAGGACTTAAGTTCTGGTGATAAACAGAACACTGGGCGGAACGGACTATCAGCAGAATCCGTTCTTCGTGCGGCACTCCTGAAACAGTATTTGAATTGTGATTATGACTACTTGTCGTTTGTTTTGATGGACTCCATGCTCTTTCGAGACTTTTGTCGCCTCGAACCAAACCAGCGCCCCAGTCGCTCCAGTTTGCATGGGCTCATCAGCCTTCTTACTGCATCTACATGGGAACGGATTAATAACTGTCAGCTAATGACCGCTAAAGATCAGGGTATTGAAAAAGGGCGCACTGTGGCTATTGACAGCACAGTCACCGAATCGGATATCAAACCTCCTTGCGACAGTGATCTTTTAGCCAGTTCCGTTAAAGAAATTTGTCGGCTGCTGGAACGGGGACAAACACTGACAGCGACACCGCTTTATGAATATACCCATCACAACCGAGCCGTAAAAGATGCGGCCAGAAAATGCATCTACGCTGGCAAAGAAGAGCGGCATCAGCATTATAAAAAACTGCTGCAGTTGACCCGAAAATCCCGGAAGGTACTTATCGAAGCTACTGTCACGCTAGCAAACGCCCGTCAGCAGGGGCAGTGTCTCCTGGCTGATGATGCCGACAAGTGGCAGGCCGATGTGGATCACCTGTTACCCCTGGTGGATGCAATAGTCTCCCAGACAGAGCGCAGGGTCTTTAAGGGTGAAAAGGTGCCAGCCCAGGAAAAAGTGGTTAGCCTGTATGAACCCCATACGGATATCATCGTAAAAGACAGGCGGCAAGTACAGTATGGCCATAAACTGAACCTGGTTCAGGGAAAAAGTCGATTGATCCTGGACCTGGTTATTGAGGAAGGTAACCCAGCGGATTCGGACCAATTCATTCCGATGATGGAAAGACAAAAAGAAATTTATGGTCGTGTACCTCGCCAGACAAGCGGTGACGGCGGATACGCGTGTCGCGCTAATTTGGAAAAAGCCAAGGCCATGGGAATCAGCGATGTAGCTTTTAATAAGAAGCGCGGACTTGAAGTCGAAGAGATGACTAAAAGTCAGTATGTGTATAAAACGCTCTTTCGCTTCCGGGCAGGTATTGAAGCGGGAATTTCGTGGCTAAAGAGATGTTTTGGGCTATCACGTTGCCACTGCAAGGGTTCTGAGCGTTTTGATTCTCATTGCTGGTTATCGGTGGTCTGTTACAACCTGGTGATTCTGGCCAGACACCCGGCACCATCCTGATAGCCACCTCCACGCTACATGAAAGTACCTTTCCAGCATGGTGGGAGGATGTTTTCTGCCTGCTTTTCGCGTTTTTCTCCAATATCCGTCCCAGATTAGAGAAAAAAAGGGAAGAGTTTTTGCGGCTCTCTGGAATTTCAGGAAATATCAAAACGAACGTACAATCTAATTATGATTGCCTGATGCGTTTTTGGACGAGAACTAATTATGATTGCCTGATGCGTTTTTGGACGAGAACTAACTATAACGGCGGGTTATTAATTGCTAAAAACCGGGATTCACTGGCAACCTACGAAAGCCTGGCCGTTAAAAGCGCGGTAGGCAAAAATACCTATCTCGGCCTTTTTTACAACTCCAGTAGTCAGACTCCTTACCCCTTCCTGGCCGCAGGCATCAATGAACATGGCGTTTCTGTGGTGCAGAACGAAGCGGCATCAATATACAACGCCGACACGTTTAATAACACTGATCAATCCGCCGTGATCTACACCATAATGGAAAATTACAGTTCGGTGGCAGAGGTACTGGCGGATAAGGAGACGTTATTTGGCAATGGACTGGCCAATTTCCTGATTATTGGTGACAAGACTGAAGCCATCCTGGTGGAAGTCGGCCCCAGCAAAAACTCCTTTCAGATTCTTAATGCCAGCAACAACGATAATCGGGTGTTTCATACCAACCACTATGTACTCAGTGAAATGCGGAACCTGAACAAAATTTACTATTCCGATTCTGAAGATCGCTTTGTTGCCATAAAAAGCCTGATGAACAATGCACCCGCACAGTTTACCGCTGATGGTAGCTATTTTAACTGGATCAGCAATGCTCAGGACGGCCTGCTGAGAAGTATTTTTCGGGAAATGACCGTTGCCAGCTGGATTGCCAGTGTTCCCGAAACCGGAACACCTGAAGTACTCATTCGCTTTACCTCACCCAGTCTGGAGTTCCAGCGTTATTCTATCCAGTTGACTCCTGAGTTCTGGAATTCCCCTCCGGCTAGTATCAGTCCAATCCCATTGAGTACCCAGGGTTTGAATCCGGAACCCATCGGTAGTGAATTACGCTATACCTATACCGGTAGCGAACTCTGATCCGCTATCCACTGGTTAACGCGACGCACTCTATGAACCAATTCACCAGTCTATGGCTATCGGTTGAGACAAATCGGTAGCCAGACATTCCGGTATTTACCAGCTATGTGCAGTAGCTTCGCGAGTCTTGACGAAAGATGTAGTGATTTGGAGGTAATGGCTTTTAACATTTCTACATAATATTGACCGAAGAGACAGCAGGCCTGCTTCAGCCATTGGTTTACTTACTGGCTACCTGGCCGTTAGGAAGCCGAAGAAAAGAACATTTTCAAAATTTTTATCACGGCGGGCAAGTTCCCCCTTTCTTTTTCTCTTTCCATTTCCATTCTCTTTTTCTTTCCTGATTACCACTGATCGTACGTCATGACACAGGGAAAGATAATTTAAGAATATACGTGCAGCTTTTCATTCTTTATGTCTATAACCCGGTAAAGAAATAATAGAACCTCTCCAGTATTACCGGTGGAGCAGGCATCATGACGGCTTGTTCTCCAGATTATCAACTAAATTCGGTTTCATAACCGCTCCGAACAAGCAAAGACCCACATCATCATTCGAAATAATGATATTAATACGTCAACTGACTTTCAATTATCGGTTGATGGCTAACCCGGTTTCCACTGGACGTCTGGCAGTTTGAGAAGTCGATCCGGCATCGGTGCTGTATTGACTGCAGCCCGACCTAGCCTTGAGATCATTGAAGGCATATCAAAACGCCGGTTAAACCGATAGTTGAACTCTGATAGATAACGGCCCAGATGCTTGGGGTCGAGCTTATGGTAAGTACCGGTAATCGCTGTTTTCACGTTTCCCAGCATGGTATTTACCCAGGTGAACAACTCATTCTCCATGGATGCATGCCCACCACCGGTAATGATGGCTGTGTGCTGGCATCCGGCATCTTCAATACCCCGGAAACAGGACAAGCCATCGCTGACGGCCCGGACACCCTTTTTCAGGGCATGTTCTGCCCACTCCTGAATGGTTTTTCGCCGGAAGTTATCAACGGCATTGAACTTCATGTAGATAGGGTGGTTATCAGCATCTGTCTGAACTGCGGCCACGAAGGGGGCTTTGTTCTCTGAGCCTCTGCCCCGGCGGCCTCCGTGGCGCTCTCCGCCCCAATAGGCGTCATCAATCTGAACAAAACCACTCAACTGCCAGCTGTTATCTCTTTCCATCATGACCTGCATGAGTTTGTGTTTCATGCGCAATGCGGCATTGTAGGAAATGCCAAGTTGTCGATGAAGCGTCAGGCAAGAAATCCCCGCTTTATTCTGGGTGACGAGATAGATACCCAGAAACCAGGTAGCTAGAGGCAGCTTTGTTGAGTCAAAGATAGTGTTACTGGTAAGCGAGGTTTGGCAACGGCAGCAATTGCACTGGAATTCAGCTTTCCGGTGAAGCTTGCAGAAACTGCGGGAGCCACACTTCGGGCATTGGAAGCCATCTGGCCAGCGCCAAGAGGACAGCGCGTTCTCACACTGCTCTTCACTGCCGTAATTAGCCAGAAATTGCATAATGCCAAGGCCTTTTTGGAACTGAATGGTGTTTTTACACATCAGTTTTACCTCCAAAACACATGACTATCGACGTTTATTATAGCAGCTGGCTCACGACGTAGGGTCGGTGGTAATCAGGTTTTCTTTTGCGGATAATTTATTACTGCTTCGTCATTAAAATTCATAGTGTACTTATTAAATTTTTCCAGTGCAGTTACTGCCATTTCATGAAGCATAGCTGTATCAGCCTTATCGATGTCTTTCATTAATTCAGATTGTAGTTCCCTATCATAGTCCAATGCTCTGTCAGCCTTATCTCTTGGACAATCAGACGGATCTTCCTGGCCAAATACACTAGATAATGTATGTAATTTAGATACATTACTTATGAAATGCAGTTTCAAGATTGAGTCTTTCCGAATGAAATCACTACAGTAGCTATGCAGACCAGGACCTTTTAAGAAACATTGACCAGCATAAAACCACTTCAGAAGAGAGGGTTCAACTGGTTTACCTTCAGGCGCTCTTCGATAATAATCGCAAAAAGTTGCTGCAATTCTATCTGATTCAGTACGAAGTCTCATTTCAGCAAAAAAACAGGCAATTTCAAACAGGGTAGGGAGGAGGTGAGTGCTCGTTGATGGTAGGCAAAACGGGCTATTTTGAGCATCCCCCCCAGAATTTACTGTATAGCCGAGCCATCCCAAAAATTGCCGACAGTAAGTGAGCAATTGCGGATAGAAACCAGTTTTATTACTGATAGCAGCATCAGCAGGAACTAACTTTTCGTGCATATCAGCTGCGTGCTCTAATAAAAGCTCAACTATCTTTGCTGCAGACTCTGCAGAAGAGTCTTGCGGGTAATTTAATGCTTGTTGTAATGGTGATTGTTGCAGTGGATTAGCCGGGTCAATGTTATTTGGATTTCCACCCTTTGAGAGCAGTTGCTCCAGAATAATGAGGTTACCATGTCGTACTGCGAGCATTACAGGAGTATACCAAAGCTGGCTTGAAGGTATTGGCTCTTGCTCTCCAAAGCTGCCAATGTCTCTGCATTGGCCATCAACAGTAGCGTAACGGATTTTGTAGTTGGGATCCGCATTGTGCTCCAACAGGATTTTCGTGGTTTCAGTGTGGCCTTTTTGTATGGCCATGGACATAGCGGTAATGCCATCTCCCCTGGGTTTGTCGGGATGATACTCTGCGGAGTAACTATTCAGCACTGAGCAAAGGCATATTACAGTAATTCCGAACAGCTCTATGAAGTGATTGATATATGTCCATTCCCTGTTTTCTGGCAGACGACAAATAGCTGCGAATCCGTGCAAACATAGAACCACCGTCTGCACTCCTGAAGCAGCCTGAGATTTTCTGCTTTAACTTGGCCATTCGAACATCCCGCTCACTGCCATTGTTATCGAAGGGAATGGTAAAATCTGACATGAAGCGCAGTGTCTCAGCCTTGAACTCAGTGAGTCGTTTGAAGAGATTGTAAGCTTTAGTATTCTTGACTTTCTTGCGCTTAAGCTCCTCTCGTTGCTTCTCCATATAGACGACTTCTTTCATTAGAGCCCGCTGAAGCAACCGGTC is a window encoding:
- a CDS encoding IS1595 family transposase; this encodes MRKKRNPQCSMELHYVPHEICSQLSGISQWLDAHPQFNDWIYEDLSSGDKQNTGRNGLSAESVLRAALLKQYLNCDYDYLSFVLMDSMLFRDFCRLEPNQRPSRSSLHGLISLLTASTWERINNCQLMTAKDQGIEKGRTVAIDSTVTESDIKPPCDSDLLASSVKEIADNHPIYMKFNAVDNFRRKTIQEWAEHALKKGVRAVSDGLSCFRGIEDAGCQHTAIITGGGHASMENELFTWVNTMLGNVKTAITGTYHKLDPKHLGRYLSEFNYRFNRRFDMPSMISRLGRAAVNTAPMPDRLLKLPDVQWKPG
- a CDS encoding transposase, with protein sequence MTRKSRKVLIEATVTLANARQQGQCLLADDADKWQADVDHLLPLVDAIVSQTERRVFKGEKVPAQEKVVSLYEPHTDIIVKDRRQVQYGHKLNLVQGKSRLILDLVIEEGNPADSDQFIPMMERQKEIYGRVPRQTSGDGGYACRANLEKAKAMGISDVAFNKKRGLEVEEMTKSQYVYKTLFRFRAGIEAGISWLKRCFGLSRCHCKGSERFDSHCWLSVVCYNLVILARHPAPS
- a CDS encoding ISNCY family transposase; translation: MRKKRNPQCSMELHYVPHEICSQLSGISQWLDAHPQFNDWIYEDLSSGDKQNTGRNGLSAESVLRAALLKQYLNCDYDYLSFVLMDSMLFRDFCRLEPNQRPSRSSLHGLISLLTASTWERINNCQLMTAKDQGIEKGRTVAIDSTVTESDIKPPCDSDLLASSVKEICRLLERGQTLTATPLYEYTHHNRAVKDAARKCIYAGKEERHQHYKKLLQLTRKSRKVLIEATVTLANARQQGQCLLADDADKWQADVDHLLPLVDAIVSQTERRVFKGEKVPAQEKVVSLYEPHTDIIVKDRRQVQYGHKLNLVQGKSRLILDLVIEEGNPADSDQFIPMMERQKEIYGRVPRQTSGDGGYACRANLEKAKAMGISDVAFNKKRGLEVEEMTKSQYVYKTLFRFRAGIEAGISWLKRCFGLSRCHCKGSERFDSHCWLSVVCYNLVILARHPAPS
- a CDS encoding carcinine hydrolase/isopenicillin-N N-acyltransferase family protein; its protein translation is MLVIGGLLQPGDSGQTPGTILIATSTLHESTFPAWWEDVFCLLFAFFSNIRPRLEKKREEFLRLSGISGNIKTNVQSNYDCLMRFWTRTNYDCLMRFWTRTNYNGGLLIAKNRDSLATYESLAVKSAVGKNTYLGLFYNSSSQTPYPFLAAGINEHGVSVVQNEAASIYNADTFNNTDQSAVIYTIMENYSSVAEVLADKETLFGNGLANFLIIGDKTEAILVEVGPSKNSFQILNASNNDNRVFHTNHYVLSEMRNLNKIYYSDSEDRFVAIKSLMNNAPAQFTADGSYFNWISNAQDGLLRSIFREMTVASWIASVPETGTPEVLIRFTSPSLEFQRYSIQLTPEFWNSPPASISPIPLSTQGLNPEPIGSELRYTYTGSEL
- a CDS encoding IS1595 family transposase, whose translation is MCKNTIQFQKGLGIMQFLANYGSEEQCENALSSWRWPDGFQCPKCGSRSFCKLHRKAEFQCNCCRCQTSLTSNTIFDSTKLPLATWFLGIYLVTQNKAGISCLTLHRQLGISYNAALRMKHKLMQVMMERDNSWQLSGFVQIDDAYWGGERHGGRRGRGSENKAPFVAAVQTDADNHPIYMKFNAVDNFRRKTIQEWAEHALKKGVRAVSDGLSCFRGIEDAGCQHTAIITGGGHASMENELFTWVNTMLGNVKTAITGTYHKLDPKHLGRYLSEFNYRFNRRFDMPSMISRLGRAAVNTAPMPDRLLKLPDVQWKPG
- a CDS encoding ankyrin repeat domain-containing protein — its product is MLNSYSAEYHPDKPRGDGITAMSMAIQKGHTETTKILLEHNADPNYKIRYATVDGQCRDIGSFGEQEPIPSSQLWYTPVMLAVRHGNLIILEQLLSKGGNPNNIDPANPLQQSPLQQALNYPQDSSAESAAKIVELLLEHAADMHEKLVPADAAISNKTGFYPQLLTYCRQFLGWLGYTVNSGGDAQNSPFCLPSTSTHLLPTLFEIACFFAEMRLRTESDRIAATFCDYYRRAPEGKPVEPSLLKWFYAGQCFLKGPGLHSYCSDFIRKDSILKLHFISNVSKLHTLSSVFGQEDPSDCPRDKADRALDYDRELQSELMKDIDKADTAMLHEMAVTALEKFNKYTMNFNDEAVINYPQKKT